Proteins encoded together in one Anopheles darlingi chromosome 3, idAnoDarlMG_H_01, whole genome shotgun sequence window:
- the LOC125954824 gene encoding all trans-polyprenyl-diphosphate synthase PDSS2-like — translation MALSKVIRLLGGHLRPFEPRSQSGLFRLAAVTTTHGSLSDRRSLGTSPSMWQEKLATKSVQKHDWNRAVSEAEKIVGYPTSFLSLRWLLSDEIANVALHLRKLVGSNHPLLKTAKTLIYNDKNQQAWGLIVLLVSKAAGHTMAIPDMEQDKSAGVLHSQRALAEVTEMIRTSHLVHQGMLNLQSFDNAGNDLSGDSDMIFGNKIALLGGDYLLANACQQVATLRNQDLNMLISSAFRDLAESNFIGERDEQNNPLPTKPSPGSKDLATDVNSLDDLGFGDLENNTEPLKIDGAIGNPEKEWSLRHVLGGGTLLGKSCQGAMMLGGHPEALQKQGYLFGKHLSLAWQACIDLQPFLLPKLPPGAQLSLISAPVLFHLEHDNTLYDEIEKGRRSVDNIDYTKVHEAVLNGPGLEKTKILQRKHSLAAMQVLTELPATDARTALQNIILAMQEL, via the exons ATGGCGTTAAGTAAAGTGATACGCCTTCTTGGTGGCCATTTGCGCCCCTTTGAACCACGTTCACAATCGGGTTTGTTCCGGTTAGCGGCCGTGACTACGACACATGGATCGCTATCGGATCGACGTAGCTTGGGAACGAGTCCCTCGATGTGGCAGGAGAAGCTGGCTACTAAGAGTGTGCAGAAACACGATTGGAATCGGGCCGTCAGCGAGGCCGAGAAGATCGTCGGCTATCCGACCTCGTTCCTGAGTCTGCGCTGGCTGCTGAGCGACGAAATCGCAAACGTGGCGCTTCATCTACGGAAACTCGTCGGCAGTAACCATCCATTGCTGAAAACGGCTAA AACGCTGATCTACAACGACAAAAACCAGCAGGCATGGGGACTGATAGTGTTGCTGGTATCGAAAGCGGCCGGCCACACGATGGCCATCCCGGATATGGAACAAGACAAGAGTGCCGGTGTGCTGCATTCGCAGCGTGCGTTGGCCGAGGTCACCGAGATGATCCGCACCTCGCATTTAGTCCACCAGGGAATGCTGAACTTGCAGTCGTTCGACAATGCTGGTAACGATCTGAGCGGTGATAGTGACATGATCTTTGGCAACAAAATCGCTCTTCTCGGTGGCGATTATCTACTGGCCAACGCTTGCCAGCAGGTTGCTACGTTAAG AAACCAGGATCTGAACATGCTCATCTCATCGGCGTTCCGCGATTTGGCCGAATCGAACTTCATCGGTGAGCGAGATGAACAGAACAACCCGTTGCCGACGAAGCCGTCCCCAGGGTCCAAAGATTTGGCCACGGACGTGAACAGCTTAGACGATTTGGGATTCGGTGATCTGGAGAACAATACGGAACCGCTGAAGATTGACGGCGCTATTGGTAACCCAGAGAAGGAGTGGTCTCTGAGGCacgtgctcggtggtggtactcTGCTTGGTAAGAGCTGCCAGGGTGCGATGATGCTCGGTGGTCACCCGGAGGCGCTGCAGAAGCAGGGATATCTCTTCGGCAAGCACCTCTCGCTGGCATGGCAAGCGTGTATCGATTTGCAACCGTTCTTACTACCGAAACTTCCACCAG GTGCTCAGCTTAGCCTGATATCGGCCCCAGTACTGTTTCATCTCGAGCACGACAACACACTGTACGATGAGATCGAGAAGGGTCGCCGTTCGGTGGATAACATCGATTACACCAAAGTGCACGAGGCAGTGTTGAATGGTCCGGGGCTCGA